ATCACCAGCACGGATTTTATAGCGCTTAACAATGCCAGAATTGGCTATACGGTACCCGGTACTTTTACTGCTAAGTCAGGCATTGATGCAATTAACTTATGGGTTTCCGGAGATAATCTTTTCATAGAGACTGCAAGAAACGGGTTTAACCCATCCGTTACGGAAATAGGAAGCTCAGCAAGAAGAATATATGCACCTGCAACAACGATCACATTAGGTGTAAGAGTAAAATTTTAATCTAAAAAAATATCAATCATGAAAAAAATCTTAAAATTAACCTTAATTGCTACTATTCTAAGTACTAGTTTAGGCTGTAACGACGATCTGTTGGATAATAGCGGTGTCTCAGGAGTAAGCCAGCCTACAGAATTCCTTACCTCTGCACAACTTGAGCAGGGGGCATTGACAAATCTCGGAATTCCCGTTGCTTTTGTTAACGGTATATATGCACAGATGATCCAAACCGGTACCGGTGGTACCACCGGACATGATGATTTTGGGCATAAATCATACGATGTATTTAGCGATATGCTCTGCGGAGATATGGCTTTAAGTGCAAGTGTTTTTGGCTGGTACAGAGCCAGTATCACAGAATTTCAGGCTCCGCAAGACTTTACTTTTGGAGATAACAGGCAAGTTTGGCGACACTATTACAGATTGATTAGGTCTGCTAATAACGTGATTCAAACCTTAGGAGGTAATGATGCTACTCCGATGACTACCGACAACCAATATGCCATGGGGCAGGCCAAAGCCATGAGAGCTCATTCGTATTTTTATTTAACACAATTCTATCAAAAGGAATACAATGCTTCCGAGCCCATACTTCCGTTGTATACTGAGCCTATAGGAACTAACCTGGCAAAATCAACTGCTGCTGAGGTATATGATTTAATGGAAAGAGACTTAAGAGACGCTATTTCTCTGTTAAACGGTTTTACCAGAGCAGCAAAAAATCAGGTGAATCAGGATGTAGCCAGGATGTTGTTAGCCTATGTATTGGGTGCTAAGGGAGGAAGTGACGCAGAAGTGGCTTCTCTGACTCAGCAAGTAATCAGCAGCGGTGGTTACAGCATTTTAGCCCAAAACGAATTGGTTGCTGCTGCCGGAGGTGTCAATGGTTTTGACGATGTAAATTCGTCAAGTTGGATGTGGGGTATTGACATTACAGCCAACAATGGCTTAGGGCTAATATCCTGGTGGGGGCAAATAGATGCCTGGTCGTACAGTTATGCCTGGGCAGGAGATTATAAAGTAATGGATCAGAACCTATTTAATGCCATGCCGGCTAATGATTACAGAAGACCTCAATTTTTTAATAACCCTGCGCATAGCAGGCATCTACAGCCTCTGTTCAAGTTTAGAGCCTCTGATGGAATCGGTGCCGGGCCTCAGGTTGGTATTACTGTAGATTATGTATACATGCGTGTAGAAGAGGCTTATTTGTTAAATGCCGAAGCAAATGCAAGAAATGGCAATGAAGCTGCCGCAAGAACCAATCTCCAAGCACTTATGACTAACAGAGTTCCGGATGTAAGTTATATCAATAGTTTAAGTGGTCAAGCTTTATTAAATGAAATTTATTTACAAACTCGTATCGAATTATGGGGTGAAGGTAAAAGTTACTTCGCCATGAAGCGTAATAAGGCTACTACTATGCGAGGATCTAATCACTTATCTTTTGTAGGAGAAGCTATCCCATATAATGATGAGAGAATGCAGTTTGAAATTCCGTTAGATGAAATTCAAAACAACCCTTTCCTTAGTGATCAAAATCAATAAGTAATCAATCTTTAATAATCAGCAAGTGATGAATACTTGCTGATTAATTAATATAAAATTTAAATTAAGATGAAAAAAATCACATTAGTATTACTTGCATTCGTTACGCTACTTTCTTTAAATAGCTGTAAAGATAATGTAACACCTACAGGGGTTAATTATGTCTCATTCGAATCATCGACCTTTGCCTTTGGTGTAGATATAGGGTCAATGAATACAAGGAATATTACTATTTATGCAGCAAATAAAGTAGGTATTGACAGGACCGTAAATGTAAATGTTGTGACTTCCGGTACAACAGCGGATGCCGCTTCATATACGGTTCCTACTACTGTTACCATTCCTGCCAACTCTAATGTTGGAACTCTGAGCGTTACTGTTTCTGATATCAACATAGGTGCCGGAAAAACGATTGAGTTAGCTTTTGGAGAACAAACCGGATTATTTACAGGTGGAAATATCACTTTAAGTGTCAACCAAGTATGTCCTACAAATGAAGTAACGTTAAGGTTAACTTTCGATAACTGGCCTGAAGAAGCCGGTTATAGATTAACCGATAGTTCCGGAGCAACCGTTGAGTCTATGTCAGCCGGAGCTTTTTCATCTGCTCCTGACGGATCAGACTGGAGTAGAGTTCTATGTTTAGCTGACGGTACTTATACATTTACCATTACAGATAGCTACGGAGACGGAGGTACTGCTGTACAAATTACGACCGGAAGCGGTGTACATAGTATAGCTGGTAATTCATATACTTCTAACTCATCCGTAACGTTTACACTTCCGTAAGTTAGTAGAAAGTATTACATTATATAAAAAATAGATTGTCTTTAGGCAATCTATTTTTTATATAATGAACTCGTTTAAAGTTAAAAAGTCTTGAGTTAAAAGTTTGCTCAACTCTTAGAATACACTACAAAACAGCATTCTTTTTTTGAGATAAATAAAAGTTAAAATGGCATCGAACAATCAAACCGACATATTTGGGCTTAGAGCTATTATAGAAGCTATTAAAAATGGTAATGCTATTAACAAAATATATCTTCAAAAAGGATTAAGAGGAGATTTGTTTTTTGAATTAAAGAGATTAATTAATGCTCATGGAATAACTGTTAGTTTGGTTCCTGTAGAAAAACTAAATAAGT
This window of the Flavobacteriaceae bacterium genome carries:
- a CDS encoding RagB/SusD family nutrient uptake outer membrane protein; the protein is MKKILKLTLIATILSTSLGCNDDLLDNSGVSGVSQPTEFLTSAQLEQGALTNLGIPVAFVNGIYAQMIQTGTGGTTGHDDFGHKSYDVFSDMLCGDMALSASVFGWYRASITEFQAPQDFTFGDNRQVWRHYYRLIRSANNVIQTLGGNDATPMTTDNQYAMGQAKAMRAHSYFYLTQFYQKEYNASEPILPLYTEPIGTNLAKSTAAEVYDLMERDLRDAISLLNGFTRAAKNQVNQDVARMLLAYVLGAKGGSDAEVASLTQQVISSGGYSILAQNELVAAAGGVNGFDDVNSSSWMWGIDITANNGLGLISWWGQIDAWSYSYAWAGDYKVMDQNLFNAMPANDYRRPQFFNNPAHSRHLQPLFKFRASDGIGAGPQVGITVDYVYMRVEEAYLLNAEANARNGNEAAARTNLQALMTNRVPDVSYINSLSGQALLNEIYLQTRIELWGEGKSYFAMKRNKATTMRGSNHLSFVGEAIPYNDERMQFEIPLDEIQNNPFLSDQNQ